One window from the genome of Yamadazyma tenuis chromosome 7, complete sequence encodes:
- a CDS encoding cinnamyl alcohol dehydrogenase (EggNog:ENOG503NVVI; COG:Q), translating into MSYQGFAIHDTTKYNEAKKITFKARTVGDYDVVIKVDHCGICGTDVHTATGGWGGPILPVIPGHEIIGSVTKIGDKVTLFKVGDRVGVGAQVDACWSCKACDMGEETYCKDVIDTYNSTKNGEVIYGGYSNYVSANEQFAFGVPKQLDKAEAAPLFCAGITVFAPLKRAITKPGMKVGIVGIGGLGHMAIQFAAALGAEVYAMSRGDSKKEDSLKMGAKHYIDTTKENWAAPYKMEFDFILSCANSNKGFTGDYFSCLTVYGNYVSAGLPETPFELKAQHFIGNGASFGSSHLGNRKEMLEMLELAAKNNILPWTEVLPISEENVKLGLTKTYKGDVRYRVALTDYAAAFD; encoded by the coding sequence atgAGCTATCAAGGGTTTGCTATTCACGATACTACCAAGTACAATGAGGCTAAGAAAATCACTTTCAAGGCCAGAACCGTTGGGGATTACGACGTGGTGATCAAGGTGGATCACTGTGGAATTTGTGGAACTGATGTCCACACCGCCACCGGTGGATGGGGAGGTCCAATCTTACCTGTTATTCCTGGGCATGAGATCATTGGATCTGTAACCAAAATCGGAGACAAAGTTACGTTGTTCAAGGTGGGTGATAGAGTTGGTGTGGGTGCTCAAGTTGATgcttgttggagttgtaaAGCATGTGATATGGGAGAGGAAACTTATTGTAAAGATGTCATTGATACCTACAACTCTACAAAGAACGGAGAGGTTATCTACGGTGGTTACTCCAACTATGTATCAGCCAATGAACAGTTTGCGTTTGGTGTTCCAAAACAATTGGACAAAGCTGAAGCTGCTCCCTTATTTTGCGCGGGTATAACTGTGTTTGCTCCATTGAAAAGAGCCATCACCAAGCCTGGTATGAAGGTGGGTATTGTTGGTATCGGAGGTCTTGGCCACATGGCTATCCAGTTTGCAGCTGCCTTGGGAGCCGAGGTATATGCTATGTCTAGAGGTGATTCGAAGAAGGAAGACTCTCTTAAGATGGGTGCTAAACACTATAttgacaccaccaaagaaaactGGGCTGCTCCTTACAAAATGGAATTTGACTTTATTTTGTCATGtgccaactccaacaaggGTTTCACTGGTGATTATTTCAGCTGTTTGACCGTCTATGGTAACTACGTATCGGCTGGATTGCCAGAAACACCATTTGAGTTGAAGGCTCAACACTTCATTGGAAACGGGGCTTCTTTTGGTAGTTCTCACTTGGGTAACAGAAAGGAAATGCTTGAAATGTTAGAACTTGCAGCCAAGAACAACATCCTCCCATGGACTGAAGTATTACCTATTTCGGAAGAAAACGTCAAGTTGGGCTTAACCAAGACCTACAAAGGTGACGTGAGATATAGAGTCGCTTTGACCGACTACGCTGCTGCTTTTGACTAG
- the SHO1 gene encoding Transmembrane osmosensor (EggNog:ENOG503NYIA; COG:T), whose amino-acid sequence MPFKISGFLADPFAISTLSFGVITWIVAIAGAASSDQSKFPRFTWWGLVYQILLIIAILFLYLFNIIELYKFTLVGLLSIAFVYTSNSTNNLIYNSTSSANLCCAAGCMLLAMLNLTLIIYFGGHPESPTNQFIDSFSLKPSHHNHLDDKNFNAHNLDDDNEEEFKRYANPSQDAGHFQDNNLRQSQLTTNNKSSNTPYMSSSQLNGLENFSSSDINNRDLTSNQKRSTIYNNEQADSQPVMNFRYKAKALYSYDANPDDINEISFVKDEILEVDDIDGKWWQAKKANGQIGICPSNYVKLLD is encoded by the coding sequence ATGCCTTTTAAAATCTCGGGCTTCTTGGCTGACCCCTTTGCCATATCTACCCTCAGTTTTGGCGTCATAACCTGGATCGTGGCCATAGCCGGTGCTGCCAGTAGCGATCAAAGCAAGTTCCCCAGATTCACATGGTGGGGTTTGGTAtatcaaattcttcttaTCATTGCCATATTGTTTTTGTATTTATTCAATATCATTGAATTGTACAAGTTCACATTGGTGGGTTTATTGTCGATTGCGTTTGTGTACACGtcaaactccaccaacaacttgatctaCAACTCCACTTCTAGTGCTAACTTGTGTTGTGCCGCTGGTTGCATGTTGTTGGCgatgttgaatttgacCCTCATCATATACTTTGGAGGTCACCCAGAAAGTCCCACCAACCAATTCATCGACTCGTTCTCATTGAAGCCTTCGCATCACAACCATTTGGAtgacaagaacttcaacgCCCATAACTTGGACGATGACAATGAGGAAGAATTCAAGAGATACGCAAATCCATCCCAAGATGCTGGTCACTTCCAAGACAATAACTTGAGACAAAGTCAGTTGACCACGAATAACAAGTCTTCCAATACTCCATACATGTCATCATCTCAGTTGAATGGATTGGAAAACTTTTCGTCTTCTGACATAAACAACAGAGACTTAACCAGCAACCAGAAACGGTCGACCATTTACAACAATGAACAGGCTGACAGCCAGCCGGTGATGAACTTCCGGTACAAGGCCAAGGCCTTATATAGCTACGATGCCAACCCCGATGACATCAACGAAATCTCTTTTGTTAAGGATGAGATTTTGGAAGTTGATGACATTGACGGTAAATGGTGGCAGGCCAAGAAGGCTAATGGCCAAATCGGCATATGTCCTTCCAACTACGTTAAGTTATTGGATTGA
- the AOX2 gene encoding inducible alternative oxidase 2 (EggNog:ENOG503NU2X; COG:Q), translating to MYSRNLILKSTTFIPSRTVFNVATKLTKEPKFDNSFITHPTFQHPKEEKAELESISFDHRVPITVSDKIASGAIQTFRSCFDFFTGYKHPTKGVSYEGTRFEMTESKWLTRCIFLESVAGIPGMTAAFIRHLHSLRLLKRDKAWIETLLDEAYNERIHLLTFINLGKPSWFTRFFIFMGQGVFCNIFFFNYLFFPKFCHRFVGYLEEEAVSTYSHFIKELDAGKLKKFDDMAIPPVAIQYYGTLDEKSTIRDLILCVRADEAKHREVNHTFANLSQKTDRNPYALVMGEEQPSNDLKYHHPTGWERKDIIMK from the coding sequence ATGTACAGTagaaacttgattttaaaatcaacaaccTTTATTCCTTCCAGAACTGTCTTCAATGTTGCTACAAAACTCACGAAGGAGCCTAAGTTTGATAACTCGTTTATCACCCACCCAACTTTCCAACACCctaaagaagaaaaagctGAGTTGGAGTCGATTCTGTTTGACCATAGAGTGCCTATAACCGTCAGTGACAAAATTGCTAGTGGAGCCATTCAGACCTTCAGATCTTGTTTCGACTTCTTTACGGGATATAAGCATCCTACTAAAGGAGTTTCTTATGAGGGAACCCGGTTTGAGATGACAGAAAGTAAATGGCTTACGAGATGTATATTTTTGGAAAGTGTGGCAGGGATTCCTGGAATGACAGCTGCTTTCATTCGTCATTTACACTCATTAAGGTTATTGAAAAGAGATAAGGCTTGGATTGAGACCTTGCTCGATGAAGCTTACAACGAACGCATTCATTTATTGACCTTTATTAACCTCGGAAAACCTTCGTGGTTTACCAGGTTCTTTATATTTATGGGCCAGGGAGTTTTCTGCAAtattttcttcttcaactatTTATTCTTCCCTAAGTTCTGCCATAGATTTGTGGGGtatttggaagaagaagctgtCAGCACTTACTCCCACTTtatcaaagagttggatgCGGGAAAGTTAAAGAAGTTTGACGATATGGCGATTCCACCAGTGGCCATACAGTATTATGGTACTCTAGATGAAAAGTCCACCATTAGAGATTTAATCTTGTGCGTTCGTGCCGACGAAGCCAAACACCGGGAAGTGAACCATACATTTGCCAACTTGAGTCAAAAGACTGATAGAAACCCTTATGCGTTGGTGATGGGTGAGGAACAGCCCTCCAACGACTTGAagtatcatcatccaaCGGGTTGGGAAAGAAAAGATATTATTATGAAGTAG
- a CDS encoding uncharacterized protein (COG:E; EggNog:ENOG503NWRV) — protein sequence MATATIQSGTINLLNTIIGAGILAMPYGLKSNGLAFGLLLIVWSALTSSFGLYLQTKVSKYTDQQTAVSFFSLSKLTYPSLSVVFDAAIAIKCFGVGISYLVIIGDLMPKIVEALASGAADQWWNHRNTWISVFMIFVAPLSFLRKLDSLKYTSVVALFSVLYLICLVVFHYFFGEGSETSAPEIEWFGPISWRSTLRSFPIFVFAYTCHQNMFAIINELAIDANAGSKTRQSNHVIRNAIATACVSYTIVAVSGYLTFGSAVNGNIITMYPKNSMSSLVGRLCIVVMVALSFPLQCHPCRGSLNHVVYFIVEKFKRDPMISEEHDALIEDDSGADNSFVSTTPMEGAYDTAGHDPIVVPLTSRNFYYITTGIVVFSYLIAISITSLEHVLALVGSTGSTSISFVLPGLFGYLLIKPKPGQPATILEQFCKYGGLCLCLWGLLVMVVCLSATLFLGATH from the coding sequence ATGGCTACTGCTACAATTCAGTCAGGAACTATAAACCTCCTAAACACCATCATCGGTGCAGGGATATTGGCAATGCCATATGGTCTCAAGTCCAACGGACTTGCTTTCGGGCTCCTTCTCATTGTGTGGTCGGCCCTCACATCTTCGTTCGGACTCTACCTTCAAACAAAAGTATCCAAATACACCGACCAACAGACCGCTGTGAGCTTTTTCAgcttatccaagttgactTATCCCTCCTTGTCGGTGGTATTCGATGCTGCCATCGCCATCAAATGCTTTGGTGTGGGAATAAGCTACTTGGTGATTATCGGTGACTTGATGCCTAAAATCGTGGAAGCTTTGGCTTCAGGAGCTGCTGACCAGTGGTGGAACCACAGAAACACTTGGATCTCAGTGTTCATGATTTTTGTGGCCCCTTTGCTGTTTTTACGGAAGTTGGACTCCTTGAAGTACACTAGTGTTGTTGCTTTGTTTTCGGTGTTGTACCTCATTTGCTTGGTGGTATTCCACTATTTCTTTGGCGAAGGTTCCGAAACATCGGCCCCAGAAATCGAGTGGTTTGGCCCTATTTCATGGAGAAGTACCCTCCGCTCGTTCCCAATTTTTGTATTTGCTTACACCTGCCACCAGAACATGTTTGCTAtaatcaacgagttggccATCGATGCCAACGCTGGCTCCAAGACCCGCCAGTCCAACCACGTGATTCGTAATGCCATTGCTACTGCCTGTGTATCGTACACGATTGTGGCGGTATCTGGATACTTGACATTTGGCTCTGCTGTCAACGGgaacatcatcaccatgTACCCCAAAAACTCCATGTCTTCGCTTGTAGGACGGTTATGTATTGTGGTTATGGTCGCCTTGTCATTCCCACTTCAGTGTCACCCGTGTCGTGGATCTTTAAATCATGTGGTTTACTTCATTGTCGAGAAATTCAAAAGGGATCCAATGATATCCGAAGAACACGACGCATTGATCGAGGACGATTCCGGAGCCGACAACTCATTTGTATCGACCACTCCAATGGAAGGGGCATATGATACGGCCGGGCATGATCCAATAGTAGTGCCGTTGACCTCCAGAAATTTCTATTATATCACCACCGGAATAGTTGTTTTCAGCTACTTAATTGCCATCAGTATCACTTCTTTAGAGCATGTGCTTGCATTGGTGGGTTCTACTGGGTCGACATCCATCTCGTTTGTTCTTCCCGGGTTGTTTGGGTACTTATTGATTAAGCCCAAGCCAGGCCAACCGGCAACCATTTTAGAACAATTTTGTAAATACGGGGGGTTGTGCCTCTGTTTATGGgggttgttggtgatggttgTGTGTTTATCTGCTACTTTATTCTTAGGAGCTACGCATTAG
- a CDS encoding uncharacterized protein (EggNog:ENOG503NWCM; COG:I) gives MEFLESYSIKISQVYAILIVVMVALVFTFNKSLSSVVVFAWNCFIKPFFNKKRHGPEQQNNLELFYKNQAHIYDETRSVLLKGRKECLKLAASHLEKQQDLVWVDIGGGTGANIEFMDSVIPVSSFKKVYLVDLSPSLCKVATNRFKQHGWTNITVLVEDASSFKIEEKHVDLITFSYSLSMIPTFYNTIDNAVKLLDSSGVVAAVDFGIQSPDTSLGRINTVGGLINRNLTWWNRNFWRIWFEADKVFLDSSRRNYLEYRFGTVKSINSFNKQLGRIPYYIWIGCHKSRNEHLVNRINCLVTESPYLGPLNASDVDLSNAPISKGHEALVNNISKNLPYPSMYYQKEIWRVYFDDLNPQYEQFKNQYIYAFTWEDPKEDHKILKFNENDTVLAITSAGDNILHYACLPNPPKKIHAVDLNPCQNHLLELKLACFRNLHQRDIWKMFGEGKIENFKDLLLNKLSASVSSNAMQYWMERGEKTFAAKGLYDTGSTRWALRLAKGIFTLLGLNSYVDQLCNCETMEQQCKIWNTKIKPALFNPIVGTLLVGNPIFLWKALGVPANQANMMGPSVLKYVVDTLDPIITRSLISKDNYFYYLTLKGRYTRENCPQYLTTKGYNNITRRNPKTGECALDNIRMHTDTLNDVFYRLKQGSLTIAIIMDHMDWFDPSGSDAISEVLALKNALGTNGRCMLRSAAQYPWYIKTFEENGFRCEPAAIRESGHSIDRTNILFAFFLLIMQQFEIVFNVPMHCQACVESVAKVLRPLTGVSAFDIDLKNQIVSTTTSLPPSELVHIIQSTGRDAIIRGTGKPNSAAVCILESYAPEDFDQPVKGLARIVAATPNELFIDLTVNGLPKGTYYPSIRRSGNLSDGALSTGDLFYALGSIQVKNDSTDATTIKSIGAATPSPTEKLGSGQAFLHAKLGVMDLIGRSIVLSKLQEKVAPDSICGVIARSAGAWENDKLVCSCSGKTVWEERKDAVIRGVA, from the exons atggagtttttggaatCATACTCTATTAAAATATCCCAGGTGTACGCAATTCTAATTGTGGTAATGGTGGCCTTGgttttcaccttcaacaagtcgCTCCTGTCTGTCGTAGTTTTTGCCTGGAACTGTTTTATCAAACcctttttcaacaaaaagagacATGGGCCTGAACAGcagaacaacttggagttgttcTATAAGAACCAAGCCCATATTTATGACGAGACAAGAAGtgtgttgttgaaaggCCGCAAAGAATGTTTGAAATTGGCTGCTAGTCACCTAGAAAAgcaacaagatcttgtaTGGGTTGACATTGGTGGAGGCACTGGTGCTAACATTGAGTTTATGGACTCAGTCATTCCAGTTTCGTCTTTTAAGAAGGTGTACTTGGTGGACTTATCTCCTTCGTTGTGTAAGGTTGCAACCAACAGATTCAAGCAACACGGCTGGACTAATATCACCGTGTTAGTTGAAGATGCAAGCAGCTTCAAAATCGAAGAGAAGCATGTTGACTTGATAACCTTTTCCTACTCATTATCGATGATTCCAACTTTCTACAATACCATTGATAATGCCGTCAAGCTTTTAGATTCGCTGGGcgttgttgctgctgtcGATTTTGGAATCCAGCTGCCGGATACCTCTTTGGGTCGAATCAATACTGTTGGAGGTCTTATTAACAGAAACCTTACCTGGTGGAACAGAAATTTCTGGAGAATTTGGTTTGAGGCCGATAAGGTATTTTTGGACTCCTCCAGAAGAAACTACTTGGAATACCGGTTTGGAACAGTCAAATCCATtaattctttcaacaagcaATTAGGTAGAATTCCTTACTACATTTGGATTGGCTGTCACAAATCTCGAAACGAACACTTGGTTAACAGAATCAATTGTTTGGTTACTGAGTCACCATACTTGGGACCTTTAAACGCTTCTGATGTTGACTTATCCAATGCTCCCATTTCCAAGGGACATGAAGCTTTGGTCAATAATatctccaaaaacttgcCATACCCTTCTATGTACTACCAAAAAGAGATTTGGAGAGTCtactttgatgatttgaaccCGCAGTATGAGCAGTTCAAGAACCAGTATATCTATGCTTTTACCTGGGAAGATCCCAAAGAAGATcacaagatcttgaagttcaacgagAATGATACTGTGTTGGCTATTACCTCAGCTGGTGACAACATTTTACACTACGCTTGTTTGCCAaacccaccaaagaaaatcCATGCGGTTGATTTGAACCCatgccaaaatcatcttttGGAACTTAAGTTGGCGTGTTTCAGAAACTTGCATCAAAGAGATATCTGGAAGATGTTCGGGGAAggaaaaattgaaaatttcaaggacttgttACTCAATAAGCTAAGTGCAAGTGTTAGCTCCAACGCCATGCAGTACTGGATGGAAAGAGGTGAAAAAACTTTTGCAGCTAAAGGTTTATATGATACGGGTTCCACTAGATGGGCATTGAGATTGGCCAAAGGAATTTTCACCCTTTTGGGCTTGAACAGCTACGTTGACCAATTATGCAATTGTGAAACCATGGAGCAGCAATGCAAGATTTGGAACACCAAGATCAAACCAGCTTTATTCAATCCAATTGTCGGAACCCTTCTTGTGGGAAACCCGATCTTCCTCTGGAAAGCCTTAGGGGTTCCCGCTAATCAAGCAAACATGATGGGTCCTTCTGTCTTGAAATATGTTGTCGATACCTTGGATCCCATTATCACCAGGTCgttgatttccaaagaCAACTACTTTTATTACTTGACGTTGAAGGGTAGATACACCCGGGAAAACTGTCCCCAATACTTGACGACTAAGGGAtacaacaacatcaccagACGAAACCCCAAGACAGGAGAATGTGCATTGGACAACATCAGAATGCACACTGACACATTGAATGATGTGTTCTATCGATTAAAGCAAGGATCCTTGACAATTGCCATCATTATGGATCACATGGACTGGTTCGATCCCAGTGGAAGCGATGCAATTAGTGAAGTTCTTGCCTTGAAGAATGCTTTGGGTACAAATGGCAGATGTATGTTGAGATCTGCAGCACAATACCCATGGTACATCAAgacatttgaagaaaatggatTTAGATGTGAGCCCGCTGCTATTAGGGAAAGTGGCCATTCTATTGACCGGACCAACAT ATTATTCGCATTCTTCTTACTAATCATGCAACAGTTTGAAATCGTGTTTAATGTGCCAATGCACTGCCAGGCTTGTGTAGAATCTGTGGCCAAAGTCCTCCGCCCATTGACTGGGGTGTCCGCTTTTGACATTGATCTCAAGAACCAAATTGTCTCGACTACCACATCTCTTCCTCCATCAGAGCTCGTTCACATCATCCAATCCACGGGAAGAGATGCAATTATCCGTGGAACCGGCAAACCTAATTCGGCTGCAGTTTGTATTCTCGAAAGTTATGCTCCCGAAGACTTTGACCAGCCTGTCAAAGGATTGGCACGTATCGTGGCTGCCACCCCCAATGAGCTTTTCATCGATTTGACTGTTAATGGTCTTCCAAAGGGTACCTATTACCCACTGATTCGTCGTTCTGGAAACTTGTCTGATGGGGCGTTGTCGACGGGCGACTTGTTCTATGCTTTGGGATCCATCCAGGTGAAGAACGATTCTACTGATGCCACAACCATCAAGTCTATTGGAGCTGCCACCCCTTCACCAACTGAAAAGTTGGGATCTGGTCAAGCTTTTTTACACGCCAAGTTGGGGGTAATGGACCTTATAGGAAGGTCAATCGTTTTGTCCAAGTTGCAAGAGAAGGTGGCCCCTGATTCGATTTGTGGGGTGATAGCCAGAAGTGCTGGTGCTTGGGAGAATGACAAGTTGGTATGCTCATGCTCAGGAAAGACTGTGTGGGAAGAACGAAAGGATGCCGTGATTCGAGGGGTAGCTTGA
- the SOG2 gene encoding RAM signaling network component (COG:S; EggNog:ENOG503NWQU), which yields MSLPLLSGRSAVFDFVSDQHEVLKQKRSLKLNSLKTHLPNLSLSDIFEYLYQYINSYDPPLEIESISLAANGLESFPLNFKLLTKNLSYLDLHNNNFSELPQDIYDLTQLEFLDLSSNRLFHLSRSRMGQMVNLKLLSLQNNKFRYLPPVLGSLPSLNLIEISDNPLVQPSLEMIQRLQKQSSEHEWVSQLKSYLISNAAAIESKIYDTPQPAPRSTPSASTVSTSSTPQASRSKNISETKTRASKAARRMGLIIKKPDEISSNQSDDSRDTDQIDFASPLTFPNSSSSIDSSFNLVSPPPAVGTTTVSTLATASNSDGGDSPPATPTISAPPSRPTARPRSRSNTLLEIDRMLENSDGVDTEHKSGAYFRRLSTLAEVPVDQNLPYRFHQTHSSISNGSNPSSRNGSVSQPRNAASGSSSETEDTETVGSSTTSSTTVVSSHGRTVSSGHSSGLNKTPSTLKPFGSSLSDLSPSKPARKYSESDTNSLIGVSRKVLFAFSELHSSVRRFSGFCSDKKVTIKMVSFLYSAKANIDTLVENLELMEENSNNLDKIFESLNTCIQSFKSIMGLLSDNFASFVNKIDICFIRMLYLTVYGSFNEILNAYKILVPSASFRVQDKPKMGLSINTTSESSDEVDAKLYESIEIATSKAQDVYGELTRAISKSAIASANSNSDSSSSEGAIGPQVAVKVKELTSVCVSSIDIIKRIKTKLITIRNDPNYSTKKLFWDDINLFLKAIIQTFSAVKNLMKDLPILNEIRSSMSTLTKSTKDVTILLEASSYKSISNDYNGSGVGPHPPPLSAIPSVSNIFTPLSAHPTVSSSHTNLPSYTSGLSHSQLNLNQLQNIPQVRTPLVAALGPAAQAIMPLNTDSQAQGPPQMQSHSTLAASPILTPSMSMEGPHPSQSTGQYYASNGMNPFDGLIMSTNMTVELEEPPLESNAQVAKDLFAGTIGGIAQVLVGQPFDTVKVRLQSAAEGTYSGAGDVMKQLVRNEGLRGFYKGTLTPLVGVGACVSVQFSVNEFMKRHYDGKLNGGQLSLLQFFNCGAVAGFANGFLGAPIEHIRIRLQIQSGSVKQFNGPIDCFSKIYKQNGLYSGIFKGLTPTLVRESIGLGIYFATYEALIARETGNKKIARADIPGWKLCLFGGLSGYTLWIGIYPVDVVKSKLQTDSLTKPSYKGSMSVIKDVWAKNGIKGFYRGFIPTILRAAPANGATFAMFELTMRLIN from the exons ATGTCATTACCCCTACTAAGTGGAAGGTCAGCggtttttgattttgtatCAGATCAACATGAAGTCCTCAAGCAAAAGCGATCTTTGAAGCTCAACTCCTTAAAGACCCATCTTCCTAATCTCCTGCTCAGTGATATATTTGAATACTTGTACCAGTATATTAATTCGTATGATCCTCCTTTGGAGATTGAAAGTATATCACTAGCTGCTAACGGACTTGAGTCCTTCcccttgaacttcaaattgttgacGAAAAATTTGTCCTATTTGGATCTTCACAATAACAACTTTTCTGAGTTACCACAGGATATTTATGATCTAACCCAATTAGAATTCCTTGATTTATCTTCCAATCGCTTGTTTCACCTTCTGAGATCTCGGATGGGCCAAATGGTCAACTTGAAACTTCTATCATTACAGAATAATAAGTTCAGGTACTTGCCGCCAGTCTTGGGATCTTTGCCGAGCTTGAATTTGATAGAAATCCTGGATAATCCTTTGGTACAGCCATCACTAGAAATGATCCAAAGACTTCAGAAACAGCTGTCGGAGCACGAGTGGGTAAGTCAATTGAAATCATACTTGATAAGTAATGCAGCTGCCATAGAGTCCAAAATCTATGATACCCCCCAGCCAGCCCCTAGATCCACCCCAAGTGCAAGTACCgtttcaacttcatcaactcccCAGGCTTCCAGATCGAAGAACATCTCAGAAACCAAGACAAGAGCATCAAAGGCTGCTCGTCGAATGGGCTTAATAATCAAGAAACCTGATGAAATATCATCCAACCAGTCTGATGATTCTCGAGATACCGACCAAATTGATTTTGCTTCCCCTTTAACTTTCCCCAACTCATCCTCATCTATTGATTCATCCTTCAACCTAGTCAGTCCACCACCTGCTGTTGGAACCACCACAGTCAGTACTTTGGCTACGGCTTCTAATTCTGATGGGGGAGATTCTCCACCAGCAACGCCGACAATTCTGGCACCCCCTTCTCGTCCTACTGCCCGCCCCAGGTCTCGTTCTAACACTTTGTTGGAAATTGACAGGATGCTTGAAAATTCTGATGGTGTCGACACAGAGCATAAACTGGGGGCATACTTCAGACGTCTATCAACTTTGGCAGAGGTGCCTGTAGACCAAAACTTACCTTACCGATTCCACCAGACACATAGCAGTATATCTAATGGATCGAATCCTTCTTCTCGGAATGGAAGTGTGTCACAACCCCGAAATGCTGCTTCAGGAAGCTCATCGGAAACAGAAGATACAGAAACTGTTGGAAGTTCTACCACCAGTTCAACCACAGTGGTGTCGTCACATGGAAGAACAGTGAGCAGCGGTCACAGCTCAGGTCTCAACAAAACTCCTCTGACTTTGAAGCCCTTTGGTTCGTCACTTTCAGACCTTTCTCCTTCAAAGCCTGCGAGAAAGTATCTGGAATCTGATACGAATTCCTTAATCGGAGTATCGAGAAAAGTTCTTTTTGCATTCAGCGAATTGCACTCTTCTGTGAGGAGGTTCAGTGGGTTTTGTTCCGATAAGAAAGTCACAATAAAAATGGTTTCTTTCTTGTACAGTGCAAAAGCTAACATTGATACATTGGTTgagaacttggaattgatgGAAGAAAATTCAAATAATCTTGATAAGATTTTTGAGTCTTTAAACACTTGTATTCAATCATTCAAGTCAATAATGGGATTACTTTCTGATAATTTCGCCAGTTTTGTCAATAAAATTGACATTTGCTTTATCAGAATGCTTTATTTGACTGTTTATGGCAGTTTCAACGAAATATTAAACGCTTATAAGATCCTAGTTCCTAGTGCTTCGTTCAGAGTTCAGGATAAACCAAAGATGGGATTATCTATTAATACCACTTCTGAGAGCAGTGATGAAGTAGATGCTAAGTTATATGAGTCCATTGAAATTGCCACATCAAAGGCTCAAGACGTGTATGGCGAACTCACTAGAGCTATAAGTAAGAGTGCAATTGCGAGTGCCAACAGCAACAGTGACTCTTCCAGTTCGGAAGGTGCCATTGGCCCTCAAGTGGCAGTAAAGGTCAAAGAGTTGACTTCTGTGTGCGTTTCATCcattgatatcatcaagagGATCAAGACTAAGTTGATTACAATCCGTAATGATCCTAATTATAGCACAAAAAAGTTATTTTGGGATGATAtaaacttgtttttgaaagcCATTATTCAGACTTTCTCGGCAGTGAAAAACCTTATGAAAGACTTGCCTATTCTCAACGAAATCAGATCTTCTATGTCCACATTAACAAAGTCAACCAAAGACGTGACTATCCTATTAGAAGCCTCTTCCTACAAGTCAATATCCAATGATTATAATGGGTCTGGCGTGGGACCTCACCCACCTCCATTAAGTGCTATACCAAGTGTTTCCAATATATTCACACCATTGTCGGCACATCCAACGGTTTCCTCCTCCCATACCAATCTTCCGTCTTACACGCTGGGGTTGTCTCATTCTCAGctcaacttgaaccaaCTTCAGAATATACCCCAAGTGCGAACTCCATTGGTAGCAGCCCTTGGACCGGCGGCCCAAGCCATCATGCCGTTAAACACAGACAGCCAAGCCCAAGGTCCACCCCAAATGCAATCGCATAGCACGTTGGCAGCTTCACCTATTTTGACCCCGAGCATGTCCATGGAAGGTCCTCACCCCTCTCAGTCCACTGGACAGTACTATGCTAGTAATGGTATGAATCCGTTCGATGGTCTCATTATG AGCACCAATATGACtgtggaattggaagaacctCCTCTTGAATCTAATGCCCAGGTGGCCAAGGATCTTTTTGCCGGGACTATTGGTGGTATTGCACAGGTATTGGTGGGACAGCCGTTTGACACAGTGAAAGTTAGATTACAGTCCGCTGCTGAAGGAACCTACTCAGGAGCAGGAGATGTCATGAAACAGTTGGTGAGAAACGAAGGGTTGAGAGGGTTCTACAAGGGAACATTGACGCCTTTAGTAGGGGTTGGGGCTTGTGTTTCGGTACAGTTTTCTGTAAATGAGTTCATGAAAAGACACTATGATGGGAAATTAAATGGTGGTCAACTAAGCTTGTTacagttcttcaactgtGGCGCGGTTGCTGGGTTTGCTAACGGATTCTTGGGAGCTCCAATTGAACACATTCGTATACGGTTGCAAATACAATCTGGTCTGGTGAAGCAATTTAATGGCCCAATTGACTGCTTTTCTAAAATCTACAAACAAAACGGATTATATCTGGGAATTTTCAAAGGATTGACTCCAACACTTGTCAGAGAATCAATTGGGTTGGGTATCTACTTTGCAACTTATGAGGCTTTGATCGCTAGAGAAACTGGCAACAAAAAGATTGCAAGAGCCGATATTCCTGGATGGAAATTGTGCTTATTTGGTGGATTATCTGGTTATACTCTTTGGATCGGTATTTATCCTGTTGATGTGGTCAAGTCCAAATTGCAAACAGACTCTTTGACCAAACCTTCTTATAAGGGTTCCATGAGTGTGATCAAAGACGTTTGGGCCAAGAATGGTATCAAAGGGTTCTATAGAGGATTTATTCCAACCATCTTGAGAGCTGCTCCAGCAAATGGAGCTACCTTTGCCATGTTTGAGTTGACCATGAGACTCATCAACTGA